One Solanum pennellii chromosome 10, SPENNV200 genomic region harbors:
- the LOC107032226 gene encoding uncharacterized protein LOC107032226, which yields MADASKKRDIGWNYGTQGATKDSVTCNFCGSTFNGGITRHKQHLVGGFKNVKQCAACPSEIREEIRAYMQNKIANNPKFQMRQPEEFVDIDDLDEMDDYAEMRPPSKTQKISSSGGSSTARSVTKGPLNLYFSQKSTQKGGLEKGGGIEETKKILRERAVSAFAIWMYDAGLPFNCVNHKSFDKFIEAVGQHGPGMKPPTFHEVRVTHLKKEVDKVEKIVEEHKVQWTKFGCSIMMDKWTARNGKMIINILVNSPIGSVFLGSVDASNESTDSTKMYKLFESTIERIGPENVVQIVTDNASENVKAGSMMMGAYPHIYWTPCAAHCINLIFGDIFKVKPYASVFKKAIRIHSYISQRPLLLNLMRKFTKERNLVKPAKTRFATAFLTLRAMYIQRKNLKTLVLSTEWNSSKFAKETSGKEVANLLISIHFWNDVVRALTVCSPLTKVLRLVDGEKKPPMGYIYEAMDRAKEAIAHGFRGVQKHYEKVFQIIDARWSEQLHRPLHAAGHVLNPGLYYKAEEEGTLLQSLWTEYYACVEKLVRDTTIQDALIAELPKYKMADGLFGCGPAKRARDTRSPVEWWSLFGSETPNLQKFAMKVLSLTCSSSGCERNWSVFEHIHSKKRNRLTLSRLNDLVYIKYNRTLKRRYDARDLIDPIRLDNIDDSNEWLVGCPEDQDDELVYEDDDLTWGSVATAIGADESIYHLRGLSSRSTVLDKGKGVESTSLSSSSSRTRTLIDEEYEEEEDEEQYNDVEDFDLQELDNFEEE from the exons ATGGCGGATGCTAGCAAAAAGAGGGACATTGGATGGAATTATGGCACTCAAGGAGCGACGAAAGATTCGGTCACTTGTAACTTTTGTGGGAGTACTTTCAATGGTGGAATAACGCGACACAAACAACATTTAGTGGGTGGTTTCAAAAATGTTAAACAATGTGCCGCTTGTCCGTCGGAAATTAGAGAAGAAATAAGGGCTTATATGCAAAACAAAATAGCTAATAATCCCAAATTTCAAATGAGGCAACCGGAAGAATTTGTTGATATTGATGATCTTGATGAAATGGATGATTATGCGGAAATGAGGCCTCCCTCCAAAACTCAAAAGATATCTTCTAGTGGAGGTTCATCCACCGCACGGAGTGTGACGAAAGGACCTTTGAACCtctatttttcacaaaaatcaacacaaaaagGAGGCTTAGAAAAAGGAGGAGGAATcgaagaaacaaagaaaattctaaGAGAGCGTGCGGTAAGTGCTTTTGCAATTTGGATGTATGATGCCGGGCTCCCTTTTAATTGCGTCAATCACAAATCATTCGATAAATTTATTGAGGCGGTTGGACAACATGGCCCCGGAATGAAGCCTCCTACATTCCATGAAGTTAGAGTCACTCACCTTAAAAAAGAGGTGgataaagtagaaaaaattgTTGAGGAGCATAAAGTGCAATGGACAAAGTTTGGTTGTTCCATTATGATGGACAAATGGACGGCACGAAATGGCaaaatgatcatcaatattttggtgaattcTCCAATCGGTAGTGTATTTCTTGGTTCGGTTGATGCTAGCAATGAATCTACCgattccaccaaaatgtacaaGTTATTTGAAAGCACTATCGAAAGAATTGGACCGGAAAATGTGGTACAAATTGTCACCGATAATGCTAGTGAGAATGTCAAAGCGGGAAGTATGATGATGGGTGCGTATCCACACATTTATTGGACTCCATGTGCCGCTCATTGCATCAACTTGATATTTGGTGACATATTCAAGGTTAAGCCATATGCTTCCG TTTTTAAGAAGGCCATCAGAATCCATTCTTACATTAGTCAAAGGCCATTGTTGTTAAACTTGATGAGAAAATTCACCAAAGAAAGAAATTTGGTGAAACCGGCCAAGACAAGATTTGCAACGGCATTCTTAACTTTGAGAGCTATgtacattcaaagaaaaaacttgaaaactttagtcCTCTCAACCGAATGGAATTCAAGCAAATTTGCAAAGGAAACTTCGGGGAAAGAAGTTGCCAATCTTCTTATTTCTATCCACTTTTGGAATGATGTTGTTCGGGCACTTACAGTTTGTAGCCCTTTGACAAAAGTGCTTCGTTTGGTGGATGGGGAGAAAAAACCACCAATGGGTTATATTTATGAGGCAATGGATAGAGCCAAAGAAGCTATTGCACATGGTTTTCGTGGAGTTCAGAAGCATTATGAGAAAGTGTTTCAAATTATTGATGCAAGGTGGTCAGAACAACTCCATCGGCCTTTGCATGCTGCAGGCCATGTTTTGAACCCAGGATTATATTATAAAGCTGAAGAAGAGGGAACTTTATTACAGAGTTTGTGGACCGAGTATTATGCATGTGTTGAGAAGTTGGTCCGTGATACAACAATACAAGATGCACTAATCGCTGAGCTTCCTAAGTACAAAATGGCGGATGGACTATTTGGTTGTGGTCCGGCTAAAAGAGCTAGAGACACAAGGTCACCGG ttgaATGGTGGTCACTATTTGGTAGTGAAACACCAAACTTGCAAAAGTTTGCCATGAAAGTGTTAAGCCTAACTTGTAGCTCATCTGGATGTGAGCGAAATTGGAGTGTGTTTGAACAC ATTCATTCCAAAAAGAGGAATAGGCTTACACTATCGCGTCTCAATGATCTAGTGTACATTAAGTACAATAGAACATTGAAACGCCGTTATGATGCTCGTGATCTTATTGATCCAATTCGCTTGGATAACATAGATGATTCCAACGAATGGTTAGTTGGATGCCCCGAAGATCAAGATGATGAACTAGTATATGAGGATGATGATCTTACTTGGGGTAGTGTTGCTACGGCAATTGGAGCGGACGAGAGTATCTATCATCTTAGGGGACTTTCTTCAAGATCAACAGTACTTGACAAGGGCAAAGGAGTAGAAAGTACATCTTTAAGTTCATCTTCAAGTAGGACTCGGacactaattgatgaagaatacgaggaggaagaagatgaagagcaATATAATGATGTAGAAGATTTTGATCTTCAAGAGTTGgataattttgaagaagaatag